A window of Glycine soja cultivar W05 chromosome 13, ASM419377v2, whole genome shotgun sequence genomic DNA:
GCCACATATCTAGTAACTTTCTTTTGGATTCCAAACTGCTTGAAGCCAACCTTACCGAAAGATCCAGACTGCTTATTCTTTGTTCACCGTGTAACCCCACAGGATCTGTCTACTCGAAGAAATTACTTGAAGAGATAGCCCAAATTGTAGCAAAGCACCCCAGGCTTCTGGTACAGACATACATCCATGATGCCTGCATGTGTTCTTCTCAATGATAGATCCTTTCAAAAATCTCTAAGGCTGTTTTATACAGGTTCTCTCTGATGAAAATTATGAACACATAATTTATGCACCGGCAACTCATACAAGCTTTGCATCGTTACCGGGAATGTGGGACAGAACTCTAATTGTGAATGGACTTTCCAAGGTTGGTCTGTAGGGATATCATGATATGTGCTCTTAGTGATAGTGTAAATTCTAATTACTACAAATTTTCTTTTGGGCATGCTGGTGTTTGTGTTGTTAATcccttgtttttgttttaatctcGATGTAAATTCTGTATTTCCTAGAATGTCTTGTAAATTATGGCAATGTAGAAAGCCTCGGGTCTGAATTATGATGGTTTTCAACTGTGTTCTTGTAGACATTTGCAATGACTGGTTGGCGGCTTGGGTATATTGCTGGTCCAAAACATTTTGTTGCTGCATGTGAAAAGATTCAAAGCCAGGTATGCTGTATTTTCcgtttccatttttttgtttatgcaCAACTGaagtttttatttccttttgctCCAATACATAATAGATATTTAAGTTTTACCATATGTTGCAATTAAGAGGAAACTTTCTAAGAAAATTTCCACCATTCATTTGGAGGGTTGGACTAGTTGAGAACCAGATTAGAAAAATacgagaagaaaagaaagattgtATTTTAAGAACAAGGAGATTAGTTCTCTCAAATGATACAAGACTGAGTCCCCACTCTTCTACCCCGTCCTCCTATTTATCCTTTCACCCTTTTTAACTAACGGATAATTCTAACTAAACTATTGATACTCTACTATAGCTAACTCTTAACTAATGATATTTGGGGATATCTAACACATTTGATTGAACACAGTTTACTTCAGGGGCAAGTAGTATATCTCAGAAAGCTGGGGTTGCTGCATTGGGACTAGGCTATGCAGGTGGGGAAGCTGTTTCTACCATGGTGAAAGCTTTCAGGGAAAGAAGGGATTTCTTGGTTGAAAGCTTTAGAGAAATGGATGGTGTGAAAATATGTGAACCACAGGTGTGAACTTATTATCCTTTTTTGATCGTTAACCTctctatttttagtttcttccttttttcttgAAATATATACCATTCTTTTCACTTTCAGGGGGGATTTTATGTATTCCTTGATTTCAGCTCTTATTATGGAAGAGAAGCCGAAGGGTTCGGTGTAATTGAGAATTCTGACTCCCTCTGTCGATACCTGCTGGACAAGGGCCTGGTATACTCATTTAATAGCCTTTAGGATTTTAGTGATAATCTGATATTTATCAGCGGAAATATTTTAAGTGATTTTTCCCCCCACCACATTCTCTAAAAAATTCATCCATGTTACTTTTCAATAAAGCATTGATCATCATCATCTAAAAAGTTCAAAGTCATAACTTGCTGTTTTGATGCTTTGACCCACAACAGGTTGCCTTGGTGCCGGGGAGTGCATTTGGAGATGATACTTGCATCCGCATCTCTTTTGCAGAATCCCTTACTACTTTAAAAACAGCCGTTGAGAGAATTAAGAAAGCACTTATCCCTCTAAGCTCTTCTGCGCTTGTTTAATTAATGGCAATTGTgttctctcttcttcttatgTTTTACTTTTTAGTTGCAGTATGTAGTATGTTTACTATGAAAATGAGTAATGTGGCAATTGGCATCctcttattatattttcttacagATATTCTTAATATGttataaagtaaatattaaatgatgAAATGAATGCATTTAGTATCTTGTAAACCTAAAATGCATTCAATTctttatttagtaaataaggTGTGTTTGGTTCACTTCTTATTCATCGATCTGTAAGGTTTCAAAACCTGACACTGACAGCGTCAAAATTCTATTACATAGTTGAGGCCTTGAGAGGCTAATGATTACAACAAAAGTCTGGCATTTTCCTGCTGCAAAAAGATCTCAGTATTTTAGTTGGCTTATTCCTGTTGAATCTACTGCAAGTCTGCAAATTGATATTTGCAAATTGTTCGCGTGTTTCTGGTTGATGTAAAATTATGATCGTGGATCACAATCCAATCATTGTACCTGAATCAGCTCATATCTCTACTACCCTGCCATTCTCTAACTGTTCACTCAAGTATATATTTGTGTTAGGAAACAAAATATAAGGTATAAATAACATTCTTTTTCTAGACAGAAATTTCGAATCATTCATGATCAATAATTTAAAGCATATCATTCACTTCCAATATATTCTTGTTCTTCTCGTCTCAAGCCCAAAATGTgcacaaaagaaagaacaattttTGCATGCTGAGACTGGAGTGTGGAGGTGACTTGCACCAAGACCAAAATCGTGAATGCTTAGAAGTGCAGCTGGTTAGCACATTctgagattatttttttaaagctttctaaaaaaattgtttttttaacacactacaagtttaatttttatgcatcatctgaaaaaaaatacataataatttgtgattaaataaaaatataacatgattttaaattaCAGTCAGAAATTACATTacaggaaaatttgatgcagtCACAATTGTGATTAGTTATGATGACCAGAATATCTTGACAAATGACAATGCAATCATAATTGCGGCTGGGGAATGCTATTTAAAACCATGAAGTATAGTATTGATATTTTCTCAAATGCCATTACACTGACCCAGTGCACTAACTCTACCTACCTACACGTACTACtccactttatttttatatatttaagttttaacaTTCTTCGTCTACGTTCCTTAAGTTGAATTCGACATTGTTGACCAACACAAACAAGAAACTATTATTTGTTCACGTTTCCAAAGACtccaagaaaaagagaagttcACCTTAGCTTTGCTTCTTTCCACTGATACGTTGCACTTTAGCACGCACCAACTAACTCTCTGCCACCAACCCCATCAATTCCTTTATCTCTTCTTGTTGTTTGAACGttgcattgcattgcattgcattgcattgcattgcttCCTCTCATTTACCTATCCAACGTAAGTATTGCACCCTTGTGATTTCCATGGCCAGTGTACTACTTACCGCCACCATCTCCACGATCACCTTCGGAGACCAATATTCCATTTCTCGTTGTGCTTTTCCATCCCTATCCACTCTTCATCTCAGGTGATGATTTCGACTCCCGTGTTTCATTTCGCTTCAGCATATCACTTTATTGTTGTTAATGCTTATATATTGCCTTTGTAGAGCCACACAGAAAGGAATTCACGTTGAGATGAACAAAAGGGTAGTGGTGGTAAAGGCAATGACGACTAAGAGTGATTTTGATGACACAGACGTTGATATTTCTTTGAGCCACAGAGTTAATGCTGTGAAGCCTTCCAAAACTGTAGCCATAAGTGATCATGCCACTGCTCTTTTACAATCTGGAGTTCCCGTTATTCGCTTAGCTGCTGGAGAACCTGATTTTGACACACCCGCTGTTATAGCTGAGGTGAATTCTTTGTAAATTTCCCTTTGTTAAGTTGTCAGTAGAAGTGtttattcctttctttttgtgaGTATCTTGGATTTATGACCATGACATGTCATGTATGGGGATGGTAGGCTGGAATGAATGCAATTCGTGAAGGTTACACAAGATATACCCCTAATGCTGGAACATTAGAATTGCGCCAAGCAATATGTCACAAGCTAAAAGGTTACTTCAGAATTTAGATACTTCATCAGTatacttttcatttttgttattattattatgtgagaGTAGGAGTTTAACAATGTGACAGGACTATTTCTGCAGAGGAGAATGAAATTACATACACTCCTGATGAGATTGTGGTCAGTAATGGAGCTAAGCAGAGTGTTGTTCAAGCAGTGCTTGCAGTTTGTTCCCCAGGAGATGAGGTATCATATTCTACCATAAGCATTTAGAATTACTTGGTGTGTGTTTGGGTGAGCATTTACGGAATTCATTTTgaatataattgattttggttaaatttattttaaaatgatgtgatttatgtttggattttttattctaaaaacaaGTTAATACTAAAACTcgatcaatataatttttttgattcaATACCAAAGTTACTTATACTtgtttcaattcaaaataaattttttattgtgaaACCCAACAGGTGAACATTTATCTAAAATCATAtagaaatattaatgatattgtAGAAGTCAACGTGAACCCAAATAAACACTTATGCTGCTAATTCATTTAGAAgtaagaaaattttcaaatggATTTAAAATCTCTGCTATCTGCTGCCAATAGGAggagaaaaaaattgagttcaATAGCATAAGCTGCTTCAGAAGTGCTCTCCTTTTGATTCTTTCTTCTTGTATGTTTGCACATACTTGCAAATTGTAATTCATATCATTCTCTAATCAGTGCGAACTTATTGACATGGCttctttttctcaaaaaattgtGCAACTGGGTATTCATTTTCTTACTTCTACATCCTCCATGCTTTATTTCTCTGGTTTTACTTACTAAATATGATTATCATGTATTCCAGGTCCAGCAAGATTTGTTCTTACCATTATGCAAATAAAAACTTACTCAATATTGTGCACCTGTTTCcatttataaaattgaattttttgtggTTTTAGAAAACTTGTTATATATCCTTTTGCTAGCTGTGGTCGTTTTCATTTACCTTGTGCTGTGAATGTTTCAGGTTATTATTCCAGCTCCATTCTATACGAGTTATCCGGAAATGGCAAGATTGGCTGATGCAACACCTGTGATTCTTCCAAGCcatatatctaataattttcttttagatcCCAAACTGCTCGAAGCCAATCTTACCGAAAGATCAAGACTACTTATTCTTTGTTCACCGTGTAACCCAACAGGATCTGTCTACTCTAAGAAATTACTTGAAGAGATAGCCCAAATTGTTGCAAAGCACCCCAGGCTTCTGGTACATACATACATCCATGATGCTAGAATGTGTTTTCTCAATGATAATTCCTTTCAAAAATCTCTAAGGCTGTTTTATACAGGTTCTCTCTGATGAAATATATGAACACATAATTTACGCACCAGCAACTCATACAAGCTTTGCATCTTTACCTGGAATGTGGGACCGAACTCTAACTGTGAATGGATTTTCCAAGGTTGGTCTGTATTCTGTAATGCTATGAGCTCTTACAGTCTTATTGATAAAATGTAATTTCTAGTTagtataaattttctttaagGCATGTTGGTGTTTGTGTAATTGTGTTGTACTGTTGTTAATcccttgtttttgttttctactcAGTCCAAATCTGTATTTTTAGAATGTTTGTATGTTTTGACAATGTAGAAAGCCTCAAGTCTGTCTTACGATTGTTTTCAATTGTGTTATTGTAGACATTTGCAATGACTGGTTGGCGGCTTGGGTACATTGCTGGTACAAAACATTTTGTTGCAGCATGCGGAAAGATTCAAAGTCAGGTATGATgaatttttatttccatttttgtGAATTATGCACAACTCAatatcaaacttctcttgatttctttttcctCCAAGACATCTAAATTAGATGCTTAAGTTTTACCATATTTGGCAATTGAGACTTGAGAGAGaactttttaagaaaattcCCAACTTTCATTTAGATGGTTGGACTAGTGTTTCTATTTATGTTATATGCAACATATAATGTCTGACACATCTTGTTAGGAACCggattagaaaaaataaaagagtttctgcttagtttatttttttattttttatgggtaaatgttagttt
This region includes:
- the LOC114381810 gene encoding bifunctional aspartate aminotransferase and glutamate/aspartate-prephenate aminotransferase-like isoform X2, whose translation is MANALHNAAISRVMFGDQYSISRCVVPSLSTLPLRAMHKGKHVELNRTVMVVKAKTNSDFDDSDVDISLSHRVNAVKLSKTLSICDHATALLQAGVPVIRLFFGESDFDTPGAIAEAGMNAIREGYTRYTPNAGTLELRQAICHKLKEENGITYSPDQIVVSNGAKQSIVQAVLAVCSPGDEVIIPAPFYVSYPEMARLAHATPVILPSHISRSVYSKKLLEEIAQIVAKHPRLLVLSDENYEHIIYAPATHTSFASLPGMWDRTLIVNGLSKTFAMTGWRLGYIAGPKHFVAACEKIQSQFTSGASSISQKAGVAALGLGYAGGEAVSTMVKAFRERRDFLVESFREMDGVKICEPQGGFYVFLDFSSYYGREAEGFGVIENSDSLCRYLLDKGLVALVPGSAFGDDTCIRISFAESLTTLKTAVERIKKALIPLSSSALV
- the LOC114381810 gene encoding bifunctional aspartate aminotransferase and glutamate/aspartate-prephenate aminotransferase-like isoform X1; the encoded protein is MANALHNAAISRVMFGDQYSISRCVVPSLSTLPLRAMHKGKHVELNRTVMVVKAKTNSDFDDSDVDISLSHRVNAVKLSKTLSICDHATALLQAGVPVIRLFFGESDFDTPGAIAEAGMNAIREGYTRYTPNAGTLELRQAICHKLKEENGITYSPDQIVVSNGAKQSIVQAVLAVCSPGDEVIIPAPFYVSYPEMARLAHATPVILPSHISSNFLLDSKLLEANLTERSRLLILCSPCNPTGSVYSKKLLEEIAQIVAKHPRLLVLSDENYEHIIYAPATHTSFASLPGMWDRTLIVNGLSKTFAMTGWRLGYIAGPKHFVAACEKIQSQFTSGASSISQKAGVAALGLGYAGGEAVSTMVKAFRERRDFLVESFREMDGVKICEPQGGFYVFLDFSSYYGREAEGFGVIENSDSLCRYLLDKGLVALVPGSAFGDDTCIRISFAESLTTLKTAVERIKKALIPLSSSALV
- the LOC114381509 gene encoding bifunctional aspartate aminotransferase and glutamate/aspartate-prephenate aminotransferase-like: MASVLLTATISTITFGDQYSISRCAFPSLSTLHLRATQKGIHVEMNKRVVVVKAMTTKSDFDDTDVDISLSHRVNAVKPSKTVAISDHATALLQSGVPVIRLAAGEPDFDTPAVIAEAGMNAIREGYTRYTPNAGTLELRQAICHKLKEENEITYTPDEIVVSNGAKQSVVQAVLAVCSPGDEVIIPAPFYTSYPEMARLADATPVILPSHISNNFLLDPKLLEANLTERSRLLILCSPCNPTGSVYSKKLLEEIAQIVAKHPRLLVLSDEIYEHIIYAPATHTSFASLPGMWDRTLTVNGFSKTFAMTGWRLGYIAGTKHFVAACGKIQSQFTSGASSISQKAGVAALGLGYAGGEAVSTMVKAFRERRDFLVESFREMDGVKISEPQGAFYLFIDFSSYYGREVEGFGIIENSDSLCRYLLDKGLVALVPGSAFGDDSCIRISYAESLTNLKTAVERIKKALIPLISSAALV